A genome region from Sulfurovum sp. TSL6 includes the following:
- a CDS encoding helix-turn-helix domain-containing protein: MRDVESLPENFVDSLYRDIGLNVKKEREKKGLSQLQLSQLIGHKSVTIVSRAEIFYKGQHFNIEHLAKIAFVLDIDICNLLVESPEK, translated from the coding sequence ATGCGAGATGTAGAATCACTACCAGAGAATTTTGTTGACAGTTTATATAGGGATATAGGACTGAATGTAAAAAAAGAAAGAGAAAAAAAAGGCTTATCTCAATTACAGTTGTCTCAGTTGATTGGACACAAATCTGTTACTATAGTTTCTAGAGCTGAAATCTTTTACAAAGGTCAGCATTTCAATATAGAACACCTTGCGAAAATCGCTTTTGTTTTAGACATTGATATCTGTAATCTTCTAGTGGAGTCACCAGAAAAATAG